From the genome of Leptotrichia sp. oral taxon 847:
TAAATTACAGGATTCGTTCAAGGACTTTTTATTAGCTCGTGGAGTTATGTCAGATGAGATGCTGGAAGATGCGATTACTTTTTCACAGCAGGAATTAGGTGTAGATATTAAGACTAAAAATGTGATGAGTGTAAATGTACCTAAAATGACTTTTAATCAAACTGAATCTAAAGAAATTGCGTACCCTTATGGATATGCGCAGACTTCGGCAGATTTGGATGATGCAATTGAAGGTTTAAATAAAGTTATGAAAAATTTGCTGGAGCTGGCAGAAGTTGAAAAATCATGTCAGTTGATGGCAGATGAAGTTGAGAAGACAAGACGGCGTGTTAATGCACTAGAATATATGACAATTCCGCAATTAGAAGAAACTATCAGTTTTATTCAAATGAAATTGGATGAAAATGAAAGAGGAAGTATAACAAGGCTTATGAAAGTCAAAGATATGATGGCAAAAGACAAAGAGGCTTAACTTCTAATAAATGCGCTAAAATATTACAAAAATAGTATTTTGGCGTATTTTATTAAATACTTAAAATTTTAAATATTGCTGGGCTTATTTAATAGTTTTTATTTTTAAAACTTTTAATTTTTTTTAGAAAAAATTATGATTAAGTCTATTAATAATGAAGGGAAATAAAAAAATGATAAAACTAATAGCAATTGATATGGATGGAACTTTATTAAGTGAGAAAAAACACGTTGATTCACCACAGAAAAAAGCAGTTCACAAAGCGATAGAAGTTGGAGTAAAAGTAGTTCTTTGTACAGGAAGACCGCTTTATGGGGTATTACCGCCTTACAGGGAACTGGAGCTTGAAAAATATAATTTCAACGAATATGTGATTTTAAATAACGGATGTTCAGTTCATAAGACTACAGATTGGGAATTACTTGCTTTTGAAGAAATCACAAAAGAAGATGTTGCGTATTTGAATGAATTAAGAAAAGGGTATGATGTGGATTTGACGGTTTCAAATGACGATGATTATTTTGTAATCGGAGAAAGTGCAAATGAATATACGAAAGAAGATGGAGGACTAGTGTATGTTAAAGTTCAACCAATTTCAATTGAAGAAGCGACAAGTGGAAAGTATACATTTTTTAAATCAATGTTTTTGGGTAATGAAAATGAAATTGCAAGATTTGTAAAAGATAGAGGAGAATTGATAAATAGCAGATGTAGCGGCGTACTAAGTCAAAAACATATTTACGAAACATTACCAAAAGGCGCAAATAAAGGTGTAGCGTTAAAAAAATTGGCTAAAAAGTTAAACATTTCACGTGAAGAAGTTATGGCAATTGGAGATGGAAATAATGACATTGAAATGCTAGAATTTGCTGGAGTTGGAGTAGCTATGGGAAATGGGACTAAAATGGCTAAAGAAGCGGCAAACTATATAACTGACACAAATGAAAACAACGGAGTTGCAAAAGCTATAGAAAAATTTTTGGGGGAATAGACCCCCAATATTTATTTAGATTTATAAAAATTTAAGTATTCATTTATAAATAAATCAATGTCTCCATCCATAACTTTTTCAACGTTCCCTTCTTCAGCTTTAGTCCTATGATCTTTAACCATTTTGTAAGGTTGAAACACATATGAACGAATTTGGCTTCCCCATTCAATTTTTGATTCTGCACCTTTTATATCGGAAATTTCTTTTTCACGTTTTTCTATTTCCAGTTCAAATAGTTTCGCTTTTAATATTTTCATTGCTGTTT
Proteins encoded in this window:
- a CDS encoding V-type ATP synthase subunit D, translating into MAKLNVNPTRMELSRLKVRLKTATSGHKLLKDKQDELMRQFIGLVKENRKLRLKVEGKLQDSFKDFLLARGVMSDEMLEDAITFSQQELGVDIKTKNVMSVNVPKMTFNQTESKEIAYPYGYAQTSADLDDAIEGLNKVMKNLLELAEVEKSCQLMADEVEKTRRRVNALEYMTIPQLEETISFIQMKLDENERGSITRLMKVKDMMAKDKEA
- a CDS encoding Cof-type HAD-IIB family hydrolase; amino-acid sequence: MIKLIAIDMDGTLLSEKKHVDSPQKKAVHKAIEVGVKVVLCTGRPLYGVLPPYRELELEKYNFNEYVILNNGCSVHKTTDWELLAFEEITKEDVAYLNELRKGYDVDLTVSNDDDYFVIGESANEYTKEDGGLVYVKVQPISIEEATSGKYTFFKSMFLGNENEIARFVKDRGELINSRCSGVLSQKHIYETLPKGANKGVALKKLAKKLNISREEVMAIGDGNNDIEMLEFAGVGVAMGNGTKMAKEAANYITDTNENNGVAKAIEKFLGE